The region atcctcagtaACTTattaagattctgtctcaaaataaaaagggctgggtgtgtagctcagtggtaaacaatcctgggttcagtccccagtaccaaaataaaatgaatggagATGTTCTGGCCCTGGGAGCTTCTGGGTTGTTCTTTatccttctcccttctctctccccaaacCCATCACTCTGTTGGCAACTCATTGTTTCCCACTGCAGATGGCTAAGATGCCCAGGGGAAAGCCTGGATACATACCCACTGTGGCTACATCTGCAAATAAAAGAAGTTATTGCCTTTTAGCCTGGTGGAAAATCCTAGATTGGCTGACCACATCTCACTTTATTCCTGAGCCAGTCACCACATCCAGAGGCATTTAGTTCCCTGATTAAGCATTCAGGTCTCACACCCATCCAAGAATAACATAGGCTCCAGCCTGCCCTATGTCCCCTGAAGTTGTGAGGAATGTGCCAGAGCCAACCTCTCAGCAGCATGAGCCAGATCAGTTCCCAAATGCTCTGTTTATAGCCAACAGGAGAACCTCACTGAGTCCCACCCTGGGAACAGGTCCCAAAGGTGTTATTTTGTATCCTCCTAGTTTCATTCACTGGAAGTGCCTCCATTTGGACCTCCTCATGGGGGCTGAGTTCACTTGAGGGTCGGTCTCCCACTTTGTCCCTACAGTGGAAGGCTCCCACTGTCCTGAACATGTTTGCACACTACCCAGACACACATAGCTTGTAGCACCTGAACTCTTGGAGCATGGATTAGTGCTTCCTTTGCTAGTTTAGCAGAGTCTAGTTAGGGTTatacagaaggaagaggaagggttGCTGCCTATTTTGTAATTGTCTAGCCCCACCACCCTCCAAACCAAGCATGCTCCATCATGCCATTGAGGTTGCCTTTTCATAACTGCCATCTGATCATGTTGCTTCCTCTGCTTTAAAAATCTTCCCCAAGGTTGCAGACGCTGTTGGATTTGCTTGGAAGCTGGAGTAGCTGCTGCCACCAGAGTCTGGAGTCATGAGCGGGTTTAATTTTGGAGGCACTGGGGCTCCTACAGGCGGGTTCACATTTGGCACTGCAAAGACAGTAACAACCACCCCTGCAACGgggttttctttctctgcttcggGCACTGGAGGGTTTAACTTTGGGACTTCCTCACAGCCAACTACAACCACCCCTTCAACTGGTCTGTTCTCACTCACTACCCAAGCTCCAGCAACACAGTCCTCAGGGTTCACATTTGGAACAACTCCTGCCTCTGGAGGAACTGGCTTTTCCTTAGGAATCAATGCTCCAAAGCTAAATTTGAGCAATACAACTACCAGCCCAGCCACAGGGAACCCCAGTGGCTTTTGGCTTGGCAGCAGCACCCTTACCAATGCCATATCAAGCACTGTTACCTCCAGCCAGGGGGCAGCACCCACTGGTTTTGTGTTTGGCTCCTCTACCACCTCTGCAGCCCCATCCACCACATCTGGAGGGTTCTCCTTCACTGGTGGAAGCACGTCCCAGACTGGAACCTCTGGTTTCAACATTGGCTCCGTTGGCAGTTCTGCCCAGCCCACCGCACTGTCTGGATTACCCTTCACTCCAGCAGCACCAGCAACCACTGGAGCAGGGACCACACAGCCAGCTGCTCCCACACCCACTGCTGCCACCACCAGTGCAGGGCCTACTCTCTTTGCCTCAATAGCAACTGCTCCCACTTCATCCAGCACCACAGGGCTCTCCCTCTGTGCCCCAGCAACCACTGCCGGAGCTCCTGGAGCTGGTACACTGGGGTTTAGCTTAAAGGCTCCTGGAGCAGCTTCTGGTGCCTCCACAGCAACATCCTCttccagtaccaccaccaccaccaccaccacttctaCTGGCTTTGCCTTGAGTTTAAAACCACTGGTGCCAAGTGGGATCCCCAGCAATGTACCAGCTGCTGTGACAGCTCCACCTGGCACCAGTACAGCTGCTGGAGCAGCCACCTGTCCTGTGATGACCTATGCGCAGCTGGAGAGCTTGATCAACAAGTGGAGCCTGGAACTGGAGGACCAGGAACGGCACTTCCTTCAGCAGGCCACCCAGGTCAATGCCTGGGACCGCACCCTGATTGAAAATGGGGAGAAGATCACCAGCCTGCACCGGGAAGTAGAGAAGGTGAAGCTGGATCAGAAGCGGCTGGACCAAGAGCTTGACTTCATCCTATCGCAACAGAAGGAGCTGGAAGACCTGCTGAGCCCACTGGAGGAGTCAGTCAAGGAACAGAGCGGGACCATCTACCTGCAGCATGCTGACGAGGAGCGTGAGAAGACCTACAAGTTGGCTGAGAACATTGATGCACAGCTGAAACGTATGGCTCAGGACCTCAAGGATATCATCGAGCACCTGAACACATCTGGAGGCCCTGCCGACACCAGTGACCCTCTACAGCAGATCTGCAAGATCCTCAATGCACACATGGACTCTCTGCAGTGGATTGACCAGAATTCAGCCCTGCTGCAGAGGAAGGTGGAAGAAGTGACCAAAGTGTGCGAAGGGCGTCGCAAGGAGCAGGAGCGCAGCTTCCGAATCACCTTTGACTGAATGCAGGCCTCTTCAGGGCCATGGATTTGGGGCAGCGGGATGGGGGTCATGTTGTGTTTCAGTGAAATAACTTTCTTTCAAATTACTGTGCTGTTGAGAGAATGGTTCTGTGGTTGGACTTTTCCCATTAGCAAATAGGAAATATTCTGAGTCCTCTGGTCCAGGCAGCAACATAGTGGGTGgtttttatgttatatttgtaTCTTTGGCCCCTCTCACCTACTACAATCACCCACCTCTTCCTTCTTGTTCCAGCCAAGTGATGGAGAAATGCTCATTCACTGAAGAACAATCTATTCCCTATCCAGGGTTTGTGTTTGGCGGCCACTCTGTCCAACTCAGTCTTGGGTGTGCTGAAAAAAGACTAAGGTTACTCCCTGTCATTTGAGGAGATGGCAGCCTGGTCTTGGAGTGCAAGACGTATGCTCATGAAAATTAACcaccaagacaaaaaaaatggaactgaCAATGGGATAGAGAGTTTCAGAGGAGGAGATGGTCCCTCGGGGTCCACAAGGGATGATAAAAGGTCAGAATTCACACCCAGAGGCCTCCCTTTGCCTGGTTAATATGCATGTTCATCCTCCAGGACTTGCCTTAGGCTTGCTACCTCCTGGAAACCTCTTGATTGTGCAAAGCTGGGTTAGGTAACCATCCTGGGGTCCCCTTAGGACACCGAGCTAGCACTTCACACTGTATTGTGTTGACTGTGTGCTTCTCTATCTCACCATTAGATTGTGAGCTCCTGTGGGCAGAGACTGACTGTCATTCCCCTTTGTGTCCCCATCACAGTCCTGTCACATGTTCAATAAACAATGAAGATAAAACTCAGCATGTTACTCTACAAAAGTACCTGTTAATGTGTAATATGGCCTGAGTTGCCAGAGGCAGCCACAGACTTGGTTCTGCTCTCTTCCCATTGCCAAAGTTATGCTTAAGTCATGGTAAGATCCAGTGTCTTGAAGGCCAAAGCCAGTTAATTGGTTGTATTCCATTGTCTTTCATATCTTGTCTTTGTAATTTGCTGCATTCTTTGAAATACCTGTGATGGTAtgttgctttcctaaataaagtgTATTGTGAAATAAAATCTGCTGTTTGGGTAAATATTAGAAGGAGAGAGTTGCTTTTCAGTTTGAAAAGCAGAAACAAGCAAAACTACACTGTTTATAGACACCAATCAATATGTGATTGGACCTATGGTGAGGAAGTTCAAGACAGGCTTTCTTCTGGTGGGACAGTTACTAGAGGTGGAAGAGCAGCACCAAGGCAGGGTCCATATTTTCTATAGAATCCTGTCTTGAAATAATGTGTGAGTGCTGTTATCCGCCACCATATGTAAGACACCACCCCGGCGGGTGTAAATATCATAGTGACATCATAGACTGCATTCCTCTCTGTCACAGGGCCAGCTGTGGGATTAAGGTTATGCTTCAGTGGTGAAGAGGTGAAGCTCTAGAGTGTGGGTTTGTATGGGAGGGCACTTTGCAGGTAAAGCCCCATTGCCTCAGACCCccatgggctcaagtgatctcAAGTACTTGAGTCTCATTCTTCTGGGGGATGGAGAATCTGGCCCTTTGGCTTTCCAGAGTCTGTTCAACACTAAGCTGGGCCACATATTTTGGAGATTTATGGCCCAGTTTCCAGAAGTTTTCCAAAGTTGAGGTCATGAGTGATTATTTCCTTGGACTATCTGTGATTATTTCCTTGGACTATCTTTGGCACTAAAGAACAAGAGTttaggggtggggttgtggctcagtggtagagtgcttgcctcatatgtgaggcactgggttcaattcttagcactgcatataaatagataaatgaagtctatcaacaacttaaaaaaaaaaattaaataccaagAGTTTAGTTCCAGCAGAAGCCATAGGAGAGGAAGCAGAATGAACTAGAGGAGAGGAGCCCTGACTGCCCTAGTGGCTTTTCCCTAAAAGCTCTGCCAGCTAACTGTCCTTTTTCTGCTGTGGACCTTTTTGCCTGTCTGATCCCTTTGCCCAAAGGAAGTCCTCAATTTCccctagaaaacaaaaaaaaactgcttgTTTCACTGTGTTCATTCCTTCATTATCCATTTTTGGAACATGTGCTTTACACCAGTTCTGATCTAGCAATGTAGTTAGGAAATGGAGCAATGTTTCTCTGCCCATCACTGGCAAGAGCCATTCAGTTGTGAAGAGAAAAAACTATTTTGAGCAAAcgtttcatgtgtgtgtgtttaatatccCTGTCACTGCCAGGCCCAGTaacgtacacctgtaatcccagcaactctggaggctgaggcaggagaatcacaagctcaTGGCCAGCCTCAGAAGTTTAGAAAGACGCTAAGCAACTgaggagaccctatctcaaatgaATTTTTGCTAAGACTGAGTGAAGTAGTAAAGGGCCActgggtttaacccccagtacaaaaaaatatataacattctTATTTCTTTGCATATTAAACAAGGGTAAGGCTTAATTACTTTTATAGttgggtttttgtgtgtgtgcaggtggggGTGCGGGCAGGAGGGATTTTGTGCCTTGTACCTCATGTACTACTTCGGAGCTATACTCTCAGctttcttgtatttaaaaaataaaaaacaaattggagttctaatattttcttctcacaCCCTGGAGGACCTTGGGCACCCCACTTTGAAGAACACAAGCAAGATAAATATGGATCACTGTGCATAGTTCTCTGGATCCATAGGGAAATGGCCCCAGCAGGCCTTGGGGAGTCAGGGAGGGTCCCCAAGAACAAACAGGATTAGCACTCTACTGGGGCCTCCCTTAGCATGATGGCTTCATTATAACTGCAGTTTGTCCcttttcaggaagaaaacaggcaGATGTGCTTCCTTGCCAGTCCAGCATTTGGCCCCTCCTCTTAAGTTCCTCTTCAttaactattatgaagacaacaaacAGGTGGTGACTAGATTTGGAATCCAAGGCTTTTAAAGGTGATTCTCAAAAGCTCTCCCTGCATTCCTTTACCCTGTTAGGGATGACCCTCACCTTACAGCCCAGACCCTTCCCCTAGATGATGTCCTTAAACCATCAGGCTCAGCTTGCATGGGAAAGGTCAGATTTTTAAAACAGGTATAAGTTTCCAGAAGAAGAGTAGCCTTGGACCCCTGTGGAAGGTTGGGAATAGATGGTTCCCTGGCAGTGGCAAGCTGATAGTGTCTTAACAGTAAGTCTTGGGAGTGGGGAAGCCTAAAGGCAGTAGATGCCAGTTTGCATGGTGTGTTTCCTCACACCACAGCTGACTTCTAGCTGTCCACATGAGGTTGGTGAACACAGATTTGAGAGCGGACACACACCAATTCAGAAAATACATTCACTTCATGAGCATGTGTAATAGGGTAAAACATAACTCAAATATGAagaggtggtgcacgcctgtaatcccagcaactctggaggaaGTTGGGTTTCctggaatggagctcagtggtagactgcccctgggtttaatccctaggtactgtaaaaaataataatatttattaaattgtagGTATCTTTTTAAGACTGagttacttaaaaaacaaaaccctgaaaATTTAAATCAGCTCTTGTGAATCTGATGGAGCTAGGTCCAGCATGCCACTGCTTCTAAATTTTAGGGAACCCAAAAattaagagctttaaaaaaaaaaaaaatctggggctgggggttgtggctcagcagtagagtgcttgcccagcacatgcgaggccctgggttcgatcctcagcaacacacagaaataaatgaataaagatattgtgtccaacttaaaaaaaaaaaaaaaaaaatctgcccttGCCAGTCATGGTAGTGCATGCTGCCTATAAATCCAGCAgctcgtgaggctgaggcaggagaattttgagttcaaacccagccccagcaagttagggaggccctaagcaactcagcaagaccctgcctctaaatataaaaaaggactgggatgtgtcttagtggttaagtgccccggggttcaatcccaggtacaaaaaaaaaaagtccagcagtttgggaagctgaggcaaaaggattgcaagttcaaagccagcaagttcatcaacttagtaagaccctgtcttcaatTTAAGAcaagaggtgggggtgggggtggtggtggctggagatgtagattgttggttcaaaccctagtacccaaaaaatttttttaaaaaattaagtctgCCCTCATAACCTCAGGGACAGTGGCTCTCTATGCAATTTCTCCAAGAGTGAAATCCCTCACCCTGGGAGCCAGGTCTGCTTCTGGGACACCAGCCAGCCCCTGCAAACCCCCCTACTCCCCATAGGCCAAAATAACTCGAGCTTCCCCAGACTTGTCCCACAGCACTACACACCTGGTCTCTTCAGTGACTTATCTGGGTACCCCTAATCCCATTTCACCTCAAGACACCATCTGCCTCAACCTCCATGAATACCAAAAGGTTTTCCTGTGGCAGCAACCAGACCTGCACAGCCTTGCTAGCACTTCACCTGGTCCCCAAGGACCCCATCACAATCCCTGGTTCTAAAAAACCACCAAATCCACAAAACCAAAAGTGACAGACACTCATCACTCAAATGTACTTGTGAACTCCAATTTGATCTTGATTCAAACAAAAATTGTGAGACAATTGAGAAAATATGAACATTGGTTTAGTGATACTAAAGAATTActgcaattttaaaatgtgatagtggtattatagttttaaaaaaaaaaaaagtaagttcttGTTGGGTTGTGCACACCTGAAATTCCcatggcttgggaagctgaggcaggaggattgctagttcaaagtcatcctcaacaaattagtgaggccctaagcaactcagtgagaccctggatctaaataaaatatttttaaagggctgggatgtgattcagtggttaagtgcccttggattcaatctcaaGTAATTTCCTATCTTTTAGATGAGAGAATGGCAAACTATGGCCCTGTTACTGTGAATAAAGCTTTTCTGGAACATAGCCACACCCTCACTTATATATTGGTTTGAATATGGGTACATTGAAACAGAGACATGTGaattagaatacataaataaaaagtaaaaaaaaaaatgtggcctgtaaaacctaaaatatttactggaaAAGTTTGCCTTTCCCTGTTTTAGACAAATATCCTGAAgtgtttatttataaaacaacatttgggatttgcttcaaaataatccaGTTTGGGAAGGAATAAAATGTAATTAGAAACCAAGGCTATGAGATGGTAGAAGCACTTGGCTTCATCATCCtagtgtgtctgtttttatatatgtTGAAAAGTTTCCATGATAACACACTTTTAGGAAA is a window of Ictidomys tridecemlineatus isolate mIctTri1 chromosome 15, mIctTri1.hap1, whole genome shotgun sequence DNA encoding:
- the Nup62 gene encoding nuclear pore glycoprotein p62, which gives rise to MSGFNFGGTGAPTGGFTFGTAKTVTTTPATGFSFSASGTGGFNFGTSSQPTTTTPSTGLFSLTTQAPATQSSGFTFGTTPASGGTGFSLGINAPKLNLSNTTTSPATGNPSGFWLGSSTLTNAISSTVTSSQGAAPTGFVFGSSTTSAAPSTTSGGFSFTGGSTSQTGTSGFNIGSVGSSAQPTALSGLPFTPAAPATTGAGTTQPAAPTPTAATTSAGPTLFASIATAPTSSSTTGLSLCAPATTAGAPGAGTLGFSLKAPGAASGASTATSSSSTTTTTTTTSTGFALSLKPLVPSGIPSNVPAAVTAPPGTSTAAGAATCPVMTYAQLESLINKWSLELEDQERHFLQQATQVNAWDRTLIENGEKITSLHREVEKVKLDQKRLDQELDFILSQQKELEDLLSPLEESVKEQSGTIYLQHADEEREKTYKLAENIDAQLKRMAQDLKDIIEHLNTSGGPADTSDPLQQICKILNAHMDSLQWIDQNSALLQRKVEEVTKVCEGRRKEQERSFRITFD